One Candidatus Bathyarchaeota archaeon DNA segment encodes these proteins:
- a CDS encoding bifunctional 5,10-methylenetetrahydrofolate dehydrogenase/5,10-methenyltetrahydrofolate cyclohydrolase: MDGRKVAQEVKAYVKKELIEFKKRGVTPCLATILVGEDPASKLYVKIKHESCEEVGIKSKNFQLSANVKEEELFKLIEELNEDPEVHGILVQLPLPHEIDSYKIVEKISPEKDVDGLNPYNMGRVAYKRFELAPCTPRGIITLLKYYDIDLAGKHVVIINRSALVGKPLMLLTRFDPSQMHLFNVDIMLLNEDAVVSICHSKTKDLNYFTQNADILVSAVGKRHEFLVTKEMIKAGAVVVDVGITKIEGKVYGDVDFENVKEKAGYITPNPGGVGPMTVAMLIYNTLLATANQEGFKLNEDLIEFLKKQKMLKT, translated from the coding sequence ATGGATGGGCGTAAAGTAGCTCAAGAAGTTAAGGCTTACGTTAAAAAAGAGTTGATTGAATTTAAAAAAAGAGGTGTGACACCTTGCTTAGCCACTATTCTTGTTGGAGAAGATCCAGCTTCTAAACTTTACGTTAAAATAAAGCATGAAAGCTGCGAGGAAGTTGGAATAAAATCAAAAAATTTTCAGCTTTCAGCTAACGTTAAGGAAGAAGAGCTTTTTAAGCTTATAGAAGAGCTTAATGAAGACCCTGAAGTTCATGGAATTCTTGTTCAACTTCCTCTCCCACATGAAATAGACAGCTATAAAATTGTTGAAAAGATTTCTCCTGAAAAAGATGTTGATGGGTTAAATCCCTACAATATGGGGCGAGTAGCTTATAAAAGGTTTGAGTTAGCGCCATGCACGCCTAGAGGTATAATAACGCTTCTTAAATATTATGACATTGATCTTGCTGGTAAACATGTGGTTATTATTAATAGAAGCGCTCTTGTAGGTAAGCCTTTAATGCTTTTAACAAGATTTGACCCGTCTCAAATGCATCTTTTTAATGTTGATATAATGCTTTTAAATGAAGATGCTGTTGTATCAATATGCCATTCTAAAACTAAAGATTTAAATTATTTCACTCAAAATGCAGATATTTTAGTAAGCGCTGTAGGTAAAAGACATGAATTTCTTGTAACTAAAGAAATGATTAAAGCTGGAGCTGTTGTTGTGGATGTTGGAATAACAAAAATTGAAGGAAAAGTTTATGGGGATGTAGATTTTGAAAACGTAAAAGAGAAAGCTGGTTATATTACGCCTAACCCAGGCGGCGTTGGACCAATGACTGTAGCCATGCTTATTTACAATACTTTATTAGCGACAGCTAATCAAGAAGGCTTTAAGCTTAATGAAGATTTAATTGAATTTTTAAAAAAGCAAAAAATGTTAAAAACTTGA